A window from Candidatus Nitrospira neomarina encodes these proteins:
- a CDS encoding FemAB family XrtA/PEP-CTERM system-associated protein, giving the protein MKENVRVSFFQDHEEKLWDDFVDRSPQGTFFHLIGWKKVIEKTFGYRSCYLAAYDDCGICGCLPLFQVKNIICGNALISVPFGVTGGICADNSVAVNSLLHRAQELAEELGADYIELRQASPCGVDLPEKDLYVTFERELESDADKNMAAIPRKQRRMIRQGMKHDLVSSVNGKESIPLFYEIYAHSVHNLGTPVFPYKYFQCLMEIFEEKVRIHTVWHQETPVAAVLTFFYKNRVMPHYSGALKSYFHFAVNDFMYWELMKYGCEHGFTIFDFGRSKRGTGSFDFKRHWGFEPLPLPYQYSLHKQKEIPNVSPTNSKFKPFIALWKKLPLPIANIVGPHLIRYVP; this is encoded by the coding sequence ATGAAAGAAAACGTACGGGTGTCATTTTTTCAAGACCATGAAGAAAAATTGTGGGATGATTTTGTTGACAGATCCCCTCAGGGTACCTTTTTTCATCTTATTGGCTGGAAAAAAGTCATTGAAAAAACATTTGGCTATCGCTCTTGTTACCTGGCTGCATATGATGATTGCGGGATATGCGGGTGTTTGCCGTTATTTCAAGTGAAAAACATCATTTGTGGAAATGCTCTGATTTCGGTGCCTTTTGGGGTTACCGGTGGAATTTGTGCAGATAACTCCGTGGCGGTCAATTCCCTCTTGCATCGAGCCCAGGAATTAGCGGAGGAGCTTGGTGCCGATTATATTGAACTCCGGCAGGCAAGCCCGTGTGGTGTGGATCTTCCTGAGAAAGATCTGTACGTGACATTTGAACGGGAACTTGAATCAGATGCGGATAAGAATATGGCCGCTATCCCCAGGAAACAACGACGGATGATTCGCCAGGGAATGAAGCATGATTTAGTTTCATCCGTTAATGGCAAGGAAAGTATCCCTCTGTTCTATGAAATCTATGCACATAGTGTTCATAACCTAGGGACTCCGGTGTTCCCCTACAAATATTTTCAATGTCTCATGGAAATTTTCGAAGAAAAGGTGCGAATTCATACGGTTTGGCATCAGGAAACCCCAGTCGCTGCGGTTCTTACATTTTTCTATAAAAACCGGGTGATGCCCCACTATAGTGGAGCATTGAAATCATATTTTCACTTTGCCGTGAATGACTTTATGTACTGGGAACTTATGAAGTATGGCTGTGAGCACGGTTTTACGATTTTTGATTTTGGGAGAAGTAAGCGGGGAACCGGATCCTTTGACTTTAAGCGCCATTGGGGATTTGAGCCCCTTCCTTTACCGTATCAGTATTCGTTGCATAAGCAAAAAGAGATCCCCAATGTGAGTCCGACAAACTCAAAATTTAAACCCTTCATTGCGTTGTGGAAGAAGCTTCCTCTTCCAATTGCCAACATTGTAGGACCTCACCTCATTCGCTATGTTCCGTAA
- a CDS encoding glycosyltransferase, translated as MPSISPSSVAHLSGECPEQRQFAVSVVIPVTERNDSLCDIYLAHAEILTGLVKSFEFIFVLDGGFESARHSLEGLIAKGKPIHVISLPRHFGEATALMVGFQHAKSDMFITLPAYFQTLPESLQLVVNSLKEGYDLVVTRRHPRRDIWINRLQNYVFHFVVWYLTDVNFHDMSCSLRGIRKHVIHEVQLYGDLHRFLPLLAYHRGFRVVEKNVLQHPADCHSRIYRPGVYLRRILDILTVVFLFKFTKKPLRFFGLIGAGLFSGGFIISMILAIQKLFGLTGLTDRPLLILGVLLMVLGVQTASIGLLGEMIIFTHARKLKDYAVQKILK; from the coding sequence ATGCCTTCAATTTCTCCTTCTTCCGTGGCCCACCTGAGTGGAGAGTGTCCAGAGCAACGTCAATTCGCGGTGTCTGTTGTTATTCCTGTGACAGAGCGAAATGATTCACTCTGTGATATTTATCTTGCGCATGCTGAAATTTTGACCGGCTTAGTGAAGTCATTTGAATTTATTTTTGTCCTGGATGGGGGCTTTGAAAGTGCGCGGCACTCCCTTGAAGGCCTCATTGCTAAGGGTAAACCCATTCACGTTATTTCTCTACCACGTCACTTTGGAGAAGCCACCGCTCTTATGGTGGGATTTCAGCATGCAAAATCAGACATGTTCATCACGTTGCCCGCGTATTTTCAAACCTTGCCTGAGAGTCTGCAATTGGTGGTGAACTCTTTGAAGGAAGGTTACGACCTTGTTGTCACACGTCGACACCCTCGTCGTGATATTTGGATCAATCGGTTGCAGAATTATGTCTTTCACTTTGTTGTCTGGTATTTAACCGACGTGAATTTTCATGATATGAGCTGTAGCCTTCGGGGTATCCGAAAGCATGTGATTCATGAAGTTCAACTGTATGGTGATCTGCATCGGTTCCTCCCGTTGCTCGCCTATCACCGAGGGTTTCGTGTTGTAGAGAAAAATGTTCTCCAGCATCCTGCGGATTGTCATTCACGAATTTATCGGCCAGGTGTTTATCTCCGCAGAATCCTTGATATTCTGACGGTGGTCTTCCTTTTCAAATTTACCAAAAAGCCTTTACGATTCTTTGGCTTGATTGGTGCGGGGCTATTTTCAGGCGGTTTCATCATATCCATGATTCTGGCGATCCAAAAACTCTTTGGCCTTACAGGTCTTACCGACCGGCCACTGCTCATCTTAGGAGTCTTGTTGATGGTGCTTGGCGTCCAAACCGCCTCAATTGGTTTACTGGGCGAAATGATTATTTTTACTCATGCACGGAAACTCAAAGATTATGCTGTCCAGAAGATTTTAAAATAA
- a CDS encoding glycosyltransferase family 2 protein, with protein sequence MRPLLSIVVPIYNEEESILLLYDAIRTACDQSGQSYEIVFVDDGSQDRTFELLAALHQNDQRVKVIRFRKNYGQTAAMNAGFRLARGQVIVSMDGDLQNDPSDIPRLLTKIGEGYEVVCGWRKERKDKFLSRRLPSIIANWLIGKITGVPIHDNGCSLKAYRAPIIKRVALYSELHRFIPAMATLAGARIAELVVTHHSRRFGTSKYGISRAWRVFLDLFLVKMVTGFSAQPAIWFGALALPAIFLGSVGLFVMFLPEGSGVVWPAIAFLFYALGGHLVAMGILAEMFLYAGDYRPEQMLRGIFSQDHRLTVRFDYKDQERDFLS encoded by the coding sequence ATGCGACCTCTACTTTCCATCGTTGTTCCCATTTACAATGAGGAGGAAAGCATTCTTCTTCTCTATGATGCTATTCGAACGGCATGCGATCAGAGTGGGCAATCCTATGAAATTGTGTTTGTGGATGATGGAAGCCAGGACCGAACCTTTGAGTTATTAGCAGCGTTGCACCAAAACGATCAACGGGTCAAAGTCATTCGTTTTCGGAAAAACTATGGACAAACGGCGGCCATGAACGCAGGTTTTCGTCTCGCTCGGGGACAGGTTATTGTCAGCATGGATGGAGATTTGCAGAATGATCCCTCTGATATTCCTAGGCTTTTGACTAAAATTGGAGAGGGCTATGAAGTGGTATGTGGATGGAGGAAGGAAAGGAAAGATAAGTTTTTGTCCCGTCGGCTACCTTCCATCATCGCGAACTGGCTTATTGGGAAAATAACCGGAGTGCCTATCCACGATAATGGTTGTTCCTTGAAGGCTTACCGGGCTCCAATTATTAAACGCGTAGCTTTGTACTCTGAACTTCATCGGTTTATTCCTGCTATGGCAACCTTGGCAGGTGCTCGTATTGCTGAATTGGTTGTGACTCATCATTCTAGAAGATTTGGAACAAGTAAATATGGGATTTCAAGAGCTTGGCGGGTGTTTTTGGATCTGTTCTTAGTGAAAATGGTGACTGGGTTTTCAGCACAACCAGCAATATGGTTTGGTGCTCTCGCTCTCCCTGCGATTTTTTTGGGTAGCGTAGGCTTGTTTGTGATGTTCCTTCCCGAGGGATCGGGAGTAGTGTGGCCAGCGATCGCCTTTTTGTTTTATGCACTCGGTGGACACCTGGTTGCCATGGGAATTTTGGCAGAAATGTTTCTCTATGCAGGGGATTACCGTCCTGAGCAGATGCTGAGAGGTATTTTTTCTCAAGATCATCGACTCACTGTCCGATTTGATTATAAAGATCAAGAAAGGGATTTCCTGTCTTAG
- a CDS encoding IS3 family transposase, with translation MPIRIRNLAQACPRFGFLRIWILFCREGWLVNRKRVGRLYRLGGLQLRMRVRRRKHITLHRGPAHPPMGPAERWSMDFVHDTLADGRPFRILTVVDNGSRQSPVLEAGVRMSGELVGRP, from the coding sequence TTGCCCATCCGGATTCGTAATTTGGCGCAGGCTTGTCCGCGGTTTGGTTTTCTACGGATCTGGATCCTCTTCTGTCGCGAAGGCTGGCTCGTGAATCGGAAGCGCGTGGGTCGTCTCTATCGCCTGGGAGGGCTCCAACTCCGTATGCGGGTCCGAAGGCGAAAGCATATAACGCTGCATCGGGGGCCCGCTCACCCTCCCATGGGACCAGCTGAGCGCTGGAGCATGGATTTTGTTCATGATACCCTGGCGGATGGCCGCCCGTTTCGCATTCTCACCGTCGTCGATAACGGGAGTCGGCAGAGCCCGGTGCTAGAGGCGGGGGTTCGAATGTCGGGAGAACTGGTGGGCAGGCCTTAG
- a CDS encoding MBOAT family O-acyltransferase, with the protein MRTEEFCIWPVLTRTPIKNHLKSTTMLFNSYEFILLFIPAVAGLYYLFGHFGWYRAALSWLVLASLFFYGWWNPVYLLLLLISIGFNFLLGRTLSGMDNQSRRRLVLIVGISANLGALAYFKYANFFVDNINWMLGTGYHLKTIILPLAISFFTFQQITFLVDAYRREIQEPDFLSYCLFVTFFPQLIAGPIVHHSEMLPQFFRAQTFVFNHAHLAVGSTIFIIGLFKKVVIADEIALHATPMFNAARDFHPITFFEAWGGALAYTFQLYFDFSGYSDMAVGLAYLFGIRLPLNFYSPYKASSIIEFWRRWHISLSRFLRDYLYIPLGGSYYGRTRRYTSLMVTMLLGGLWHGAGWTFVAWGALHGVYLCVNYAWRGLRQVLGRQEIRHGWISFWLGRIMTFLAVVIAWVFFRSESFSAATNILKGMLGLNGVALPTSYRGYLNNVASLGDYLQGVGWAFEPAVPHFGGPEQYLLLALLLLIVWFAPNTYQLLGGYSSALDITHVTIRSQPSSWIAWQPRALWAIVVFAMFWWSIQAMDRTSEFLYFQF; encoded by the coding sequence GTGCGAACAGAGGAGTTCTGTATTTGGCCGGTTCTGACCAGGACACCAATAAAAAACCACCTGAAATCCACCACAATGCTCTTTAATTCCTACGAATTTATCCTGCTATTCATCCCGGCCGTCGCCGGTCTTTACTACTTGTTCGGCCATTTCGGCTGGTACCGCGCAGCCTTGAGTTGGTTGGTGCTTGCCTCGCTGTTCTTCTATGGCTGGTGGAATCCGGTCTACCTGCTGCTCCTTCTCATATCAATCGGCTTCAACTTCCTGCTTGGCCGGACGCTCAGCGGCATGGACAATCAATCCAGACGAAGGCTGGTGCTAATAGTCGGCATCAGTGCCAATCTCGGTGCGCTGGCCTATTTCAAATATGCCAACTTTTTTGTGGATAACATCAACTGGATGCTTGGAACCGGCTATCATTTAAAGACAATCATTCTCCCTCTGGCGATTTCCTTTTTCACCTTCCAGCAGATTACATTTCTCGTCGATGCCTACCGCCGGGAGATTCAGGAACCCGATTTTCTGTCTTATTGCCTGTTTGTGACCTTTTTCCCGCAATTGATCGCCGGCCCCATCGTCCATCACAGCGAAATGCTGCCGCAGTTCTTCAGGGCACAAACCTTTGTTTTTAATCATGCCCATCTGGCCGTTGGCTCCACAATTTTTATCATCGGCCTGTTCAAGAAAGTGGTAATCGCGGACGAGATTGCGCTGCATGCTACTCCCATGTTCAATGCTGCCCGGGATTTTCATCCCATTACCTTCTTTGAGGCCTGGGGGGGGGCGCTTGCCTATACCTTCCAGCTTTACTTCGACTTCTCCGGCTATTCGGACATGGCCGTAGGGCTGGCCTACCTGTTCGGAATTCGCCTTCCGCTGAATTTCTACTCGCCGTATAAGGCCAGCAGCATCATCGAATTTTGGCGACGCTGGCATATATCGCTTTCGCGTTTTCTGCGTGATTACCTCTATATACCCTTGGGTGGCAGCTACTACGGAAGGACGCGCCGTTACACGAGTTTGATGGTGACGATGCTACTCGGTGGGCTCTGGCATGGCGCCGGTTGGACATTCGTAGCCTGGGGCGCTCTGCACGGCGTTTACCTGTGCGTCAACTACGCATGGCGAGGGTTACGCCAAGTGCTGGGTCGCCAAGAAATCCGCCACGGCTGGATCAGTTTTTGGTTGGGTCGCATCATGACCTTTCTCGCCGTCGTCATCGCCTGGGTATTTTTTCGGTCGGAAAGTTTTTCGGCCGCCACCAACATTCTCAAGGGCATGCTCGGCCTCAACGGAGTCGCCTTGCCCACCTCGTATCGCGGCTACCTCAACAATGTTGCGTCGCTGGGTGACTACTTGCAGGGTGTAGGCTGGGCATTCGAGCCAGCCGTGCCACATTTCGGTGGACCCGAGCAATACCTGCTTTTGGCACTGTTGCTATTAATCGTTTGGTTTGCGCCTAACACCTACCAGTTGCTCGGAGGGTATAGTTCCGCGTTGGATATTACTCATGTCACCATCCGCTCGCAGCCTTCGAGTTGGATCGCGTGGCAACCCAGGGCGCTGTGGGCAATCGTCGTCTTTGCGATGTTCTGGTGGTCAATACAGGCTATGGATCGAACCAGCGAATTCCTCTACTTTCAGTTTTGA
- a CDS encoding integrase core domain-containing protein — translation MWQHQFEEFEDARRRINPWMRGYNKDRQHLALQYKSPRQYRKEQYSQVCTNASEKPCIIWPSWKGWETQRVERVG, via the coding sequence GTGTGGCAACACCAATTTGAGGAGTTTGAGGACGCCCGGCGGAGGATCAACCCATGGATGCGTGGGTACAACAAGGACCGGCAGCATCTAGCCCTACAATACAAAAGTCCTCGACAATATCGGAAGGAACAATACTCACAGGTGTGTACCAACGCCTCCGAGAAGCCTTGTATCATCTGGCCGAGTTGGAAGGGGTGGGAAACGCAAAGGGTGGAGCGAGTTGGATGA
- a CDS encoding transposase: protein MESVSAEELMRHIQAKTRKGSGYYTDAFRGYQSLKRYGKHHTINHSKRFVSRSRVKNHITGIEGFWSYAKHILYHYRGVWKYHFPMYLKEIEYRFNHRTEN, encoded by the coding sequence GTGGAGTCGGTCAGTGCCGAGGAACTCATGCGGCATATCCAGGCCAAAACGCGCAAGGGGTCGGGCTATTACACCGATGCCTTTCGGGGATATCAGTCCTTGAAACGGTATGGGAAACATCATACGATCAACCATTCAAAACGCTTTGTGAGCCGGAGCCGAGTGAAAAACCATATCACCGGGATTGAAGGCTTTTGGAGTTATGCCAAACATATTTTGTATCACTATCGGGGTGTCTGGAAGTATCATTTTCCCATGTATCTGAAAGAAATCGAATATCGCTTTAACCACCGAACAGAGAACTGA